The proteins below come from a single Actinomycetota bacterium genomic window:
- a CDS encoding phage integrase N-terminal SAM-like domain-containing protein, whose translation MLHPFRRHLEAENHSERTLASYLQSVRQAEAFLAARGTRLEEASRADLEAFLGDLLRRAPATAATRYKVLRILYGWLEEEEEIDANPMARMKPPIVPEQPVPVVPEDGLRRLLAVCAGKGFEARRDTAIITLLLDTGAAAASSPRRLVPRGVVGHAQQGRTLPAPKPDSSVENPGPRI comes from the coding sequence TTGCTCCACCCGTTCCGGCGGCACCTGGAGGCGGAGAACCACTCCGAGCGCACGCTCGCCTCCTACCTGCAGAGCGTCCGGCAAGCCGAGGCCTTCCTCGCGGCCCGGGGCACGCGGCTAGAGGAGGCAAGCCGCGCCGACCTGGAGGCGTTTCTGGGCGATCTGCTGCGGCGGGCGCCGGCGACGGCGGCCACCCGCTACAAGGTCCTGCGCATCCTGTACGGCTGGCTTGAGGAAGAGGAGGAGATCGACGCCAACCCGATGGCGCGGATGAAGCCGCCGATCGTTCCTGAGCAGCCCGTCCCTGTCGTGCCCGAGGACGGCCTGCGGCGGCTGCTTGCCGTCTGCGCCGGTAAGGGCTTTGAGGCCCGCCGGGACACCGCGATCATCACGCTGCTGCTGGACACTGGCGCCGCAGCGGCGAGTTCGCCTAGACGATTGGTTCCAAGGGGTGTGGTAGGCCACGCGCAACAAGGTCGAACTCTGCCCGCCCCGAAACCTGACTCAAGTGTCGAGAATCCAGGCCCAAGGATCTAG